In one window of Larus michahellis chromosome 10, bLarMic1.1, whole genome shotgun sequence DNA:
- the LSM3 gene encoding U6 snRNA-associated Sm-like protein LSm3, whose amino-acid sequence MADEVDQQQTTNTVEEPLDLIRLSLDERIYVKMRNDRELRGRLHAYDQHLNMILGDVEETVTTIEIDEETYEEIYKSTKRNIPMLFVRGDGVVLVAPPLRVG is encoded by the exons acaaatactgtAGAGGAACCACTTGATCTTATCAGACTCAGTCTAGATGAGCGAATCTATGTCAAAATGAGGAATGACAGAGAGCTTAGAGGCAGACTACAT GCATATGATCAGCACTTAAATATGATTTTGGGCGATGTGGAAGAAACTGTAACTACAATAGAGATTGATGAAGAAACCTATGAAGAGATTTATAAA TCTACCAAAAGGAATATTCCGATGCTCTTTGTCAGAGGTGACGGCGTTGTGCTTGTCGCTCCCCCGTTGAGGGTTGGTTGA